Proteins encoded together in one Vicinamibacteria bacterium window:
- a CDS encoding zf-HC2 domain-containing protein: MTRDDFTDRLNDYVDGTLEPGEKALVESHLSSCQACRELEADLRSIRRQARALGNPEPPEHVWTSLAAAMERRHPPSKATDVRAYLALAALILLAVAIFLARRDSPAVDDQGALVTMVTEELRAAEAHYDNAIGGLEQIVVQNDGVLSEELVLVLNENLDLIEKAIEESRQAIRSEPDSKVAQESLLGALRRKVSLLQNTIRVINEVRKGEGENAFDLIEEMKGTETPSNPI, from the coding sequence GTGACACGAGACGATTTCACCGACCGTTTGAACGACTACGTCGACGGAACCCTGGAGCCGGGAGAAAAAGCCCTGGTCGAGAGCCACCTGAGCTCCTGCCAAGCCTGCCGGGAGCTAGAGGCCGATCTCCGCTCCATCCGACGCCAGGCGAGAGCGCTCGGGAATCCCGAACCTCCGGAGCACGTCTGGACTTCGTTAGCGGCGGCGATGGAACGACGTCACCCACCGAGCAAAGCGACCGACGTCCGCGCCTATCTGGCCCTCGCGGCCTTGATTCTGCTCGCGGTCGCGATTTTTCTCGCGAGAAGAGATTCACCGGCGGTCGACGACCAGGGGGCGCTCGTCACCATGGTCACCGAGGAGCTCCGTGCCGCCGAAGCGCACTATGACAACGCCATCGGCGGCCTCGAGCAAATCGTCGTGCAAAACGATGGTGTACTGTCGGAAGAGTTGGTCCTCGTCCTGAACGAGAATCTCGATCTGATCGAGAAAGCGATCGAGGAGAGCCGCCAAGCAATCCGCTCCGAGCCCGATAGCAAGGTGGCTCAGGAAAGCCTCCTGGGAGCGCTTCGCCGCAAGGTGAGCCTCCTCCAAAACACGATTCGGGTCATCAACGAAGTTCGAAAGGGCGAGGGCGAGAACGCATTCGACCTGATCGAGGAAATGAAAGGGACCGAGACGCCCTCGAACCCCATATGA